The following are from one region of the Haloactinomyces albus genome:
- a CDS encoding sensor histidine kinase: MDALSVGRVRRVLGSRGGALFVDLLGVVIVTAGFLGLTLGPVRTLWPAEQSYLVITMLAAATAAGAGVLAELVTRMSGRWQDARIAAALFVYGLVVVPTTTVDPGPEADVVALQTARFVASVGVAVLLALSLWPRGPKTKATAWPSALVISTIVLVVGMSAARFPAEATDLLTNMAGRGSVEGYVLVGVVMVGFGFARRQRTFWRIGLGVLVLAAAQGALRVGSADVSDPYLPFAVLRVAGLGVVLAAVGMHAAVLSRAERVRQDAERAQLRAMQDEEQRRRAQNDERDHEMRNALVGLSGAARLLGPDGAALPANDQGELHTAVESELERLRALLERSGRRSAEQGAELAPLLRQLVMIRRTAGTDIELQVPEALRTTVSSSTLSQVLTNLLANCERHAPGAQVRIHAAEVGRTLRIEVSDDGPGLAPGTEELVVQRQFGDQRNGGSGLGLHVCADLLREEGGSLTMLPSTRGRPGCTVVVEVPASATEPDAASAARPDEAVTAHEAETTTAHAEKTQPINKARLMSLRRVTRSAPAAAPQDRACIGRETS; encoded by the coding sequence ATGGATGCGTTGAGCGTAGGCCGGGTTCGTCGAGTGCTCGGCTCGCGCGGCGGCGCGCTGTTCGTCGATCTGCTTGGGGTCGTCATCGTGACGGCCGGGTTCCTCGGGCTGACGCTGGGACCTGTCCGGACGCTCTGGCCTGCCGAGCAGAGCTATCTTGTGATCACCATGCTCGCGGCCGCCACGGCGGCCGGAGCGGGGGTGTTGGCCGAGCTCGTCACCCGGATGAGCGGTAGGTGGCAGGACGCCCGCATCGCCGCGGCACTGTTCGTCTACGGGCTCGTCGTCGTGCCCACCACCACTGTCGATCCGGGCCCCGAGGCCGATGTGGTCGCGCTGCAGACCGCGCGGTTCGTGGCCAGCGTCGGCGTGGCCGTGCTGCTGGCGCTGTCGCTGTGGCCGAGGGGACCGAAGACGAAGGCCACCGCCTGGCCGTCCGCACTCGTGATCAGCACGATCGTGCTCGTTGTCGGTATGTCGGCTGCGAGGTTCCCCGCCGAGGCGACGGACCTGCTGACCAATATGGCCGGACGCGGTTCCGTCGAGGGCTACGTCCTGGTCGGCGTGGTGATGGTCGGCTTCGGGTTCGCCCGCAGGCAGCGGACCTTCTGGCGGATCGGTTTGGGAGTGCTGGTGCTCGCCGCTGCCCAGGGGGCGCTGCGCGTGGGGTCGGCGGATGTTTCCGACCCGTATCTGCCCTTCGCGGTCCTGCGTGTCGCCGGGCTCGGTGTGGTGCTGGCCGCCGTGGGCATGCACGCGGCGGTGTTGAGCCGAGCGGAGCGGGTGCGGCAGGACGCCGAACGTGCTCAACTCCGGGCGATGCAGGACGAGGAGCAGCGCCGCCGTGCACAAAACGACGAGCGCGATCACGAGATGCGCAACGCTCTCGTCGGACTGTCCGGTGCGGCGCGCCTTCTCGGGCCGGATGGCGCCGCCCTGCCCGCCAATGACCAGGGTGAGCTGCACACGGCTGTGGAATCCGAGCTGGAGCGGTTGCGCGCCTTGCTCGAACGCTCGGGCCGGCGGTCTGCCGAGCAGGGTGCGGAGCTGGCTCCCCTGCTGCGGCAACTCGTCATGATCCGGCGCACCGCGGGTACGGACATCGAACTGCAGGTGCCCGAAGCACTGCGGACCACGGTCTCGTCCTCGACGCTGTCCCAGGTGTTGACGAACCTGCTGGCCAACTGCGAGCGACATGCGCCGGGCGCACAAGTGCGTATTCACGCGGCCGAGGTCGGCAGGACGCTGCGTATCGAGGTGAGTGACGACGGTCCCGGCCTGGCGCCCGGGACCGAGGAACTCGTCGTGCAGCGGCAGTTCGGTGACCAGCGCAATGGCGGTAGCGGATTGGGGTTGCACGTGTGTGCGGACCTGCTCCGCGAGGAGGGCGGTTCCCTGACCATGCTGCCCTCCACCCGGGGAAGGCCCGGGTGCACCGTTGTGGTCGAGGTGCCTGCCTCGGCCACGGAACCCGACGCTGCGTCCGCGGCTCGTCCGGACGAAGCGGTGACGGCTCACGAGGCGGAGACGACGACGGCTCACGCGGAGAAAACCCAGCCGATCAACAAGGCGAGGTTGATGTCGCTGCGCCGTGTGACCCGCTCGGCTCCGGCCGCTGCACCACAGGATCGTGCCTGTATCGGAAGGGAGACCTCATGA
- a CDS encoding response regulator transcription factor, with the protein MSVLVIDDHQLVTASLVMALRAHSLDAHRCPVFDVEGVLDEADKHTAGLALVDLELGEGADGRQMDGADLVVPLCRAGWSVVVVSGSTQQERVAAAIAAGANGWVPKSESFDDLLNAVLAAVEGKALLSQEQRKQWLALHREASKRSADIHGRLARLSNRESEVLERLAQGQRAATIAEEFFVSLATVRTQIRSILTKLDVGSQLEAVALHQDARR; encoded by the coding sequence ATGAGCGTGCTGGTGATCGACGACCACCAGCTGGTCACCGCCTCGCTTGTCATGGCCCTGCGTGCACACTCCCTCGATGCGCACCGTTGCCCGGTCTTCGACGTCGAGGGAGTGCTGGACGAGGCCGACAAGCACACGGCGGGACTCGCCCTGGTCGACCTCGAGCTGGGAGAGGGAGCCGACGGTCGCCAGATGGACGGGGCGGACCTGGTGGTCCCGCTGTGCCGGGCAGGCTGGTCGGTGGTCGTGGTCTCCGGCAGTACCCAGCAGGAACGGGTGGCCGCGGCGATTGCCGCCGGTGCCAACGGCTGGGTACCGAAGTCGGAGTCCTTCGACGATCTGCTGAACGCGGTTCTCGCTGCCGTGGAAGGAAAGGCGCTGTTGTCCCAGGAGCAGCGCAAGCAGTGGCTCGCACTGCATCGGGAGGCGAGCAAGCGGTCCGCGGACATCCACGGACGACTGGCCCGCCTGAGCAACCGGGAGAGCGAGGTCCTGGAACGGCTGGCGCAGGGCCAGCGGGCGGCGACCATCGCGGAGGAATTCTTCGTCTCACTGGCCACCGTGCGTACCCAGATCCGCTCCATCCTGACCAAACTCGATGTCGGTTCGCAGTTGGAAGCGGTTGCGCTGCACCAGGACGCCCGGCGGTGA
- the rpmE gene encoding 50S ribosomal protein L31 — MKSDIHPEYVETQVNCGCGNSFTTRSTRNTGTINVEVCSNCHPFYTGKQKILDTGGRVARFEARYGRRPQGARTKK; from the coding sequence ATGAAGTCTGACATTCATCCCGAATACGTGGAAACTCAGGTGAACTGCGGCTGTGGGAACAGTTTCACCACGCGCAGCACCCGCAACACCGGCACCATCAACGTCGAGGTGTGCTCGAACTGCCACCCGTTCTACACGGGCAAGCAGAAGATTCTGGACACCGGTGGCCGCGTCGCCCGCTTCGAGGCCCGCTACGGTCGTCGCCCGCAGGGTGCCCGCACCAAGAAGTAG
- a CDS encoding signal peptidase I, protein MTASTEDITQEIPTKTSQDIPTEEIPVVAADTTRDDHRPRKRRKPPRSMARRIAGWLGGLVVLAAIALAASITVVPAIVGGRTLTVLSGSMSPTIPAGSVVVTKSVEPASLRAGDVITFSTRGPDSLGNPHRVTHRIVAVHGKEGELSFTTRGDANDVVDAQPVAADDVIGKVWFDLPWLGWAHGRLPQIMLLGGGAVLLVIGVGALRSALRPSIETGDHE, encoded by the coding sequence ATGACCGCCAGCACGGAAGACATCACGCAGGAAATACCGACGAAAACCTCGCAGGACATCCCGACGGAAGAGATACCGGTTGTGGCTGCCGACACGACACGCGATGATCACCGTCCCCGGAAACGCCGGAAACCGCCCCGTTCGATGGCGCGCCGGATCGCGGGTTGGCTCGGCGGGCTCGTGGTTCTCGCGGCGATCGCGCTGGCCGCATCGATCACCGTGGTTCCCGCCATTGTCGGCGGCAGGACGCTGACGGTGCTCAGCGGCAGCATGAGCCCGACCATCCCGGCCGGATCGGTCGTGGTGACCAAGTCCGTGGAGCCGGCTTCCCTGCGGGCCGGTGACGTGATCACTTTCTCCACCCGAGGCCCGGATTCCCTGGGCAATCCGCACCGCGTCACCCACCGGATCGTGGCCGTGCACGGGAAGGAAGGCGAGCTGAGCTTCACCACCCGAGGAGATGCCAACGACGTGGTGGACGCGCAGCCCGTGGCCGCTGACGACGTCATCGGGAAGGTATGGTTCGACCTTCCGTGGCTGGGCTGGGCCCACGGTCGACTTCCCCAGATCATGCTGCTGGGTGGGGGCGCTGTGCTGCTGGTCATCGGCGTGGGGGCGCTGCGCTCCGCGCTGCGTCCGTCCATCGAAACGGGGGATCACGAATAA